The following DNA comes from Mucilaginibacter jinjuensis.
GAAATTGAAAATAGCTTGAGGATAGGTGCTGAAAGCTTTTATACCGGTAAACAATTACTAAGCGATGGTACTACAGGTAGAGCCTATATCACTTTTGGACTCTTAGTTCAAAAAATGTGGAAGCATCTTGACATTTTTATTAACGCAGAAAATCTTACAGACCGCAGGCAAACCCGTTGGGATAATATTTATTCGGGTAATGTTACTAATCCAATCTTTAAGGATATTTATACACCCATTGAAGGGGTTGTTGTCAATTGTGGCTTAAGGATTAAACTGTTGAATTGAAAATAATAATAAAATTTGGCAATTAAGAAGCAGGTAGGTCAAATTCTCCTTGAATACCGAAATCTCAATTAATTCACAATACTTTCGATTGCCATTAGGAAAGCTATGGCTCTCAAATCATTATGAAAGCGGTTCGAATTTAGTCTTATTGGGCTCGAATCAAGGTCTAAACGTTAGCAAACATTTGTAGATCTTGCACTAAGCGGTTCGAATTTAGTCCTGTTGGGGCTACCGAAAAATTATAACTTGTTTCAATGGGTAGCCCGAGCAGGACTCGAACCATTTATAGCAAAGCGAAATTTCTTTAATCATTGATAAAATAGTTCGAAAATGAAGGAATCGAGCTCCTTTACTCAACTTTTAATTCATTCAAAATCTTCGGTTGCTCAATTAATTGGTCCGAATTCTGCCCAGTCCGGAGAACTTAGATTGCGTCTACAGAGTGGGCTCGAACCAGATATTACATTACAGTCTTAAGGAAGCTAATCTCAAATCCTCCATAAAGTGGTTCAAGATACACTCATTATAGAGCATTCTATTGGGCTCAAATGACTAATTTCTGAGTTTTAATTAAACAATAATCTTAGATTTCTAGCAAGTCGGTTGAATTAGATCCAGTCTACCGAATCGGACAGCTTAGAACGTGCAATTTGTCGATTTTCTTTCGCCAATAAATTGCCTAGCAAAAAGATCAATTCTACCCTAGTCGTAGTATCAAACCAGTGTTTACCATTATAGTCGATTGCAGTCTCAAATAGCTTCCATCAATCATTGAAAAACCAAATTACAAACGACTGAGTGAGCTCGTTTGGAACGTTGGCTAATGAATTGGCCCCCAAATATAATGTCCTTATACCCATTATTTAGACAAATTCTGAATACTCCAATTTCCGTTTTAGAATAAACATTTGCCTTAAAATTAATGTTTATCTGTTACAAATCATTGTTATGGCGGATACTATAGATAACTCACCTGAAGATTATAATAAATCCAAAGGAGGCACAACCCGGCGCGGATTTTTGTCCCAGTTGGGTGTAGCGGGTGCCGGACTAACCCTTGCTCCGTTATTGGCGGGAGCAACTGAAGCAACAAGAGAAACAGAGGCTGTAGCTGCTGCACCTGCGGAGATTACGACGGTTGGTCTGACGATCAACGGAAAAAAACAAATACTGAACCTGGATTCCAGGGTTACGCTGTTAGATGCTTTACGGGAAAAGCTGGCGCTTCCGGGAACCAAAAAAGGTTGCGATCATGGTCAGTGCGGCGCTTGCACAGTATTGGTGGATGGCCGCCGTATTAATTCTTGCCTTACATTGGTTGGAATGTGCGACGGAGCCGAGGTTACAACCATTGAAGGTTTAGCAAATGGTGACCAATTGCATCCCATGCAGGAAGCATTTTTGAAACACGACGGTTTGCAGTGCGGCTATTGTACACCCGGGCAGATCTGTTCGGCGGTGGGTTTAGTTAAAGAAGGCCATGCTAAAACAGACGCAGATATCAAAGAGCTCATGAGTGGTAATATTTGCCGTTGCGGGGCCTATCAAAATATTGTAGCCGCAATAAAGGAAGTTCAAAACGCATAAGCCTAAGACTATGGAACCATTTAAACTAATCCGGGTACAAGACAACGCAGCTGCAATACAATCAGCAGGTACCGGCCGATCCAAATTCATAGCAGGCGGAACGAACATGCTTGATCTGATGAAACTGAATATTGAGACACCCAGCAAGGTTATTGATATCAATAAGCTACCGCTTTATAAAATAGAAGAATTGCCCAATGGCGGTGTCCGAATTGGCGCATTGGTCAAGAACAGCGATCTGTCTTACAATCCTTATATCAAAACACATTTCCCGCTACTGTCGGAAGCTTTACTGTCGGGTGCTTCGCCACAATTAAGAAATATGGCTTCTGTAGGCGGTAACCTGATGCAGCGTACCAGATGTCCATATTTTTATAATACAGACTTTGCCTGCAATAAACGCCTGCCTGGTTCCGGTTGCGCTGCGATCAGCGGCTATAACCGGATGAACGCTGTTTTGGGAACCAGTGATAAATGTATAGCCGCTCACCCGTCGGATATGTGCGTGGCATTGGCGGCTTTGGGCGCTGTAATTCACGTACTGGGAACTAAGGGAATAAGAACGATTCCATTTAGTGAGTTCCACTTACTCCCCGGCCAAACACCACATTTAGAGCACAACTTAAGGCAGGATGAATTAATCACACATATCGAAATTCCTGCATTGCCATTTGCTGCCAAATCACATTATTTGAAAGTACGCGACCGGGCATCTTATGAGTTCGCACTGACCTCAGCCGCCGTTGCATTAGATGTTCAAAACGGTATCATTAAAGGGGCAAGAATAGCGTTAGGAGGCGTCGGTACCAAACCCTGGCGGTCATTGGAAGCAGAAAAGGCCCTAATTGGTGCGCCGGCAAACACTGACACTTATAAAAAAGCCGCAGATTTAGCTTTGGCTTCGGCAAAACCATACAAAGACAACGCA
Coding sequences within:
- a CDS encoding (2Fe-2S)-binding protein, yielding MADTIDNSPEDYNKSKGGTTRRGFLSQLGVAGAGLTLAPLLAGATEATRETEAVAAAPAEITTVGLTINGKKQILNLDSRVTLLDALREKLALPGTKKGCDHGQCGACTVLVDGRRINSCLTLVGMCDGAEVTTIEGLANGDQLHPMQEAFLKHDGLQCGYCTPGQICSAVGLVKEGHAKTDADIKELMSGNICRCGAYQNIVAAIKEVQNA
- a CDS encoding FAD binding domain-containing protein, with the protein product MEPFKLIRVQDNAAAIQSAGTGRSKFIAGGTNMLDLMKLNIETPSKVIDINKLPLYKIEELPNGGVRIGALVKNSDLSYNPYIKTHFPLLSEALLSGASPQLRNMASVGGNLMQRTRCPYFYNTDFACNKRLPGSGCAAISGYNRMNAVLGTSDKCIAAHPSDMCVALAALGAVIHVLGTKGIRTIPFSEFHLLPGQTPHLEHNLRQDELITHIEIPALPFAAKSHYLKVRDRASYEFALTSAAVALDVQNGIIKGARIALGGVGTKPWRSLEAEKALIGAPANTDTYKKAADLALASAKPYKDNAFKVELAKRTLVRALKTVEGLS